Proteins found in one uncultured Desulfuromonas sp. genomic segment:
- a CDS encoding UbiD family decarboxylase encodes MGYVNLQSCVHDLEQHGQLIRISDPVDPYLEVGAIQRRVYAAQGPALLFTNVTGSRFPMLGNLFGTLERTRFIFRDTLTTVQRLVDAKLDPSAVFKRPWAFAKAPVGAWHLLPKKVKTGPILQHQTTIDQLPQLVSWPDDGGAFITLPQVYSEHPLHPGMRSSNLGMYRVQLSGNAYQTNKEVGLHYQIHRGIGVHHRSAKDRSEKLPVNIFVGGPPSMTVAAVMPLPEGMPELSFAGLLGGQRIPMIQPGALPFPAQADFVICGHIDPTRTRPEGPFGDHFGYYSLTHDFPVVEVEAVYHRPDAIWPFTTVGRPPQEDTSFGTFIHELTGDLIPTVLPGIHAVHAVDAAGVHPLLLAIGSERYTPYSTEQRPQELLTQANAILGQGQLSLAKYLFITNHEDNPQLDIHDIGEFLSHALQRCDWQRDLHFQTCTTMDTLDYSGQGLNRGSKVVVAVSGPTRRSLTSEIPPEIRLPDGFRAPHVALPGVLVVQGPACQQPQDAAQSMERFCAFYNQQAPINAFPLIVISDDSAFSTRTLNNFLWTTFTRSDPASDLYGIDSFTVDKHWGCRGALVIDARRKPHHAPPLIDDPAVEKRVDALGSPGQVLHGII; translated from the coding sequence GTGGGTTATGTCAACCTGCAAAGTTGTGTACATGATCTGGAACAACACGGTCAGCTGATCCGTATCAGTGATCCGGTGGATCCTTATCTCGAAGTCGGTGCCATTCAACGTCGGGTGTATGCCGCACAAGGCCCGGCGTTGCTGTTCACCAATGTGACCGGCAGCCGCTTCCCCATGCTCGGCAATCTGTTCGGCACCCTGGAGCGTACCCGCTTTATTTTTCGCGACACTCTGACCACGGTCCAACGCCTGGTTGATGCCAAGCTTGATCCCTCTGCGGTGTTTAAACGCCCGTGGGCGTTTGCCAAGGCCCCGGTCGGTGCCTGGCACCTGTTGCCGAAAAAGGTCAAGACCGGACCGATCCTCCAACACCAGACCACCATCGACCAACTGCCGCAACTGGTCTCCTGGCCCGACGACGGCGGTGCTTTTATCACCCTGCCCCAGGTGTATTCCGAACATCCATTGCATCCGGGCATGCGTTCGTCTAACCTCGGCATGTACCGGGTACAACTGAGTGGCAATGCCTATCAGACTAACAAGGAAGTGGGCCTGCATTACCAGATCCACCGCGGCATTGGTGTTCACCATCGCAGTGCCAAAGATCGCAGTGAAAAACTCCCCGTCAATATTTTTGTCGGCGGTCCACCCAGCATGACCGTCGCCGCGGTGATGCCGCTCCCGGAAGGGATGCCGGAACTCTCTTTTGCCGGACTGCTCGGCGGTCAGCGCATCCCGATGATTCAGCCGGGTGCACTGCCTTTCCCGGCCCAGGCCGATTTTGTGATTTGCGGCCATATCGACCCGACCCGCACTCGCCCTGAAGGCCCGTTCGGCGATCATTTCGGCTACTATAGCCTGACCCATGACTTTCCGGTGGTTGAGGTTGAAGCCGTGTATCACCGTCCGGACGCGATCTGGCCGTTCACCACGGTTGGCCGTCCGCCGCAGGAAGATACCAGTTTTGGTACCTTTATTCATGAACTGACCGGCGATCTGATCCCCACGGTTCTGCCTGGCATTCACGCGGTTCATGCTGTGGATGCCGCCGGTGTGCACCCGCTGTTGCTCGCCATCGGCAGCGAACGCTATACACCGTACAGCACGGAACAGCGTCCTCAGGAGCTATTGACCCAGGCCAATGCCATTCTCGGTCAGGGACAACTTTCACTGGCTAAATATCTGTTTATTACCAACCACGAGGATAACCCGCAGCTCGACATTCACGATATTGGCGAGTTTTTAAGCCACGCTCTGCAACGCTGTGACTGGCAACGCGACCTGCACTTCCAGACCTGCACCACCATGGATACCCTTGATTACAGTGGCCAGGGCCTGAATCGTGGATCTAAAGTGGTTGTTGCCGTCAGTGGTCCGACTCGACGTTCTTTGACCAGCGAAATTCCGCCAGAGATCCGTTTGCCTGACGGCTTTCGTGCACCTCATGTCGCTTTGCCGGGTGTTCTGGTCGTACAAGGGCCAGCCTGTCAGCAGCCGCAGGATGCGGCACAGTCCATGGAGCGGTTCTGTGCGTTTTACAATCAACAGGCCCCGATCAACGCCTTCCCATTGATTGTAATCAGTGATGACAGTGCGTTCAGCACCCGGACCCTGAATAACTTTTTGTGGACCACATTTACCCGCTCAGATCCTGCCAGCGACCTTTACGGTATCGACAGTTTCACGGTTGACAAGCACTGGGGCTGTCGTGGCGCTCTGGTGATCGACGCCCGGCGTAAGCCTCACCACGCGCCACCCTTGATTGACGATCCGGCGGTCGAAAAACGGGTTGATGCTCTGGGCAGCCCCGGCCAGGTCCTTCACGGAATCATTTAG
- a CDS encoding LOG family protein, whose translation MDISFTRSNGHIDELIDNLLEEVGVHHHYIIREMILSALKAGQTSDYLADLKLMRTTMKEMRYTNKVFSPYRSRRKVTIFGSARTLPSEPIYQKCVRFSQLLAQNNYMVITGGGGGIMQAGNEGAGEENSFAVNIELPFEQDTNRVMKQSDRVLMYKYFFNRKVAFLKEADAVALFPGGFGTLDEAMETLTLVQTGKNPPIPLVLIDDNNGTYWEDLFEFMRDVLLPKGLISGEDFGLFTITRSAEEAMEVIDSFYTVYHSSRYVGKLLVIRLNKALTQHQIETLESEFSEILLPDTRIEAVSAFNKERDQPDLWDLPRLAIHFNRRSYGLLNSFIRRINSF comes from the coding sequence ATGGACATCTCGTTTACCCGCTCCAACGGTCACATCGACGAACTGATCGACAACCTGCTTGAGGAGGTTGGTGTTCACCATCACTACATCATTCGTGAAATGATTCTCAGTGCCCTCAAGGCCGGCCAGACCAGCGATTATCTGGCCGACCTGAAGCTGATGCGTACCACCATGAAGGAGATGCGCTACACCAACAAGGTGTTCAGCCCCTATCGGTCACGGCGTAAAGTCACCATCTTCGGTTCAGCCCGCACCCTGCCATCAGAGCCCATCTATCAAAAATGTGTGCGCTTTTCACAACTGCTGGCGCAAAACAATTACATGGTGATCACCGGTGGTGGCGGTGGTATCATGCAGGCGGGCAATGAAGGCGCCGGCGAAGAGAACTCGTTTGCCGTCAACATTGAGCTGCCGTTTGAACAGGATACCAACCGGGTCATGAAACAAAGTGACCGGGTGCTGATGTACAAATATTTTTTCAACCGCAAGGTGGCATTTCTCAAAGAGGCCGATGCGGTGGCCCTGTTTCCCGGCGGTTTCGGCACTTTGGATGAAGCGATGGAGACCTTGACCCTGGTTCAGACCGGCAAGAATCCGCCGATCCCCCTGGTGCTGATTGACGATAATAACGGCACCTACTGGGAAGACCTGTTCGAGTTTATGCGCGATGTTCTGCTGCCTAAGGGCTTGATATCCGGTGAGGATTTTGGACTGTTTACCATCACCCGCAGTGCTGAAGAGGCGATGGAAGTCATTGACTCGTTTTACACGGTTTATCACTCCAGCCGCTATGTCGGCAAATTGCTGGTCATCCGCCTCAACAAAGCCCTGACACAACACCAGATTGAAACGCTGGAGAGTGAATTTTCAGAAATTTTGCTGCCCGATACCCGTATTGAGGCAGTCAGTGCATTTAATAAAGAACGCGATCAGCCCGACCTGTGGGATTTACCGCGGCTGGCCATTCACTTCAACCGCCGCAGCTACGGGCTGTTGAACTCATTTATTCGCCGAATCAACTCGTTTTAA
- a CDS encoding C4-type zinc ribbon domain-containing protein, with protein sequence MKEEVQLLIDLQELDQHIISGRKKQEKLREEQKELTVNTDKLTALIAQLDGEIATIEAERSEINQSLLKEQDNIEKSEAHLPEIKTQKEYLAMLKEVDVAKKQTKDLQEILQDRDAALATIKEDRDEKQQELDNLQSTSNSRCSEINDLLTEIDESLVSEDTKRAALIEQVPARIRQRYELLLKRRNGSALVEARRGNCLGCNMHLPPQFFNNMLKKQGIDSCPHCNRLLYVMPEGE encoded by the coding sequence GTGAAAGAAGAAGTACAGCTACTTATCGATCTGCAGGAACTCGATCAGCACATCATCAGCGGACGGAAAAAGCAGGAAAAACTCCGCGAAGAACAAAAAGAGCTGACCGTCAACACCGACAAGCTCACGGCACTCATCGCCCAGCTGGATGGCGAAATCGCCACCATCGAAGCGGAACGCAGTGAAATCAACCAGTCGCTGCTCAAAGAGCAAGACAACATCGAAAAATCGGAAGCCCACCTGCCGGAGATCAAAACCCAGAAAGAGTATCTGGCCATGCTCAAAGAGGTTGATGTCGCCAAAAAGCAGACCAAAGACCTCCAGGAGATTCTTCAGGATCGCGATGCGGCTCTGGCCACCATTAAAGAGGACCGTGACGAGAAACAGCAAGAACTCGACAACCTCCAATCCACCTCTAACAGCCGTTGCAGTGAAATCAACGACCTGCTGACGGAAATTGATGAGTCTCTGGTCTCTGAAGACACCAAACGCGCCGCCCTGATTGAGCAGGTTCCCGCCCGGATCCGCCAGCGCTACGAACTGCTCCTCAAGCGCCGCAACGGTTCTGCACTGGTGGAAGCCCGCCGTGGCAACTGCCTGGGCTGCAACATGCACCTGCCGCCACAGTTCTTTAATAACATGCTGAAAAAGCAGGGAATCGACAGTTGCCCCCATTGCAACCGTCTGCTCTACGTCATGCCTGAAGGCGAATAA
- a CDS encoding Nif3-like dinuclear metal center hexameric protein has product MAKTSCVRLHDLVGWLNRNYPQSLAEDWDNVGLQVGDLNQEITNVMVALEPTEQTVKQAIARHCQLLISHHPLLFKPLKKISKNDETGRILFDAIQNNLAIVSVHTNLDHAADGLNDWLAECLDLGATTPLLPPRSGDLVKLVVFVPEDDTDRVATALFKAGAGHIGGYDHCSFRNSGTGTFRPGSESKPFIGQPGADEQVKEVRLETIVPRHRLTAVLQRMEKAHPYEEVAYDLIPLENRRQDIGLGRIGRLAEPLSLEELAHHCKDKLGCPMLRMVAAEESRLVNKVAVCGGSGASLIQEAARQGADVLITGDIKYHEAMAARSLGLALIDAGHFATEHLMAPALASRLDHDCRTQGWNMAITTAQDECDPFTHI; this is encoded by the coding sequence ATGGCAAAAACCTCCTGTGTACGCCTGCATGATCTGGTAGGCTGGCTCAATCGCAACTACCCGCAGAGTCTGGCCGAAGACTGGGACAATGTCGGGCTGCAAGTTGGTGATTTAAATCAAGAAATCACCAATGTCATGGTTGCTCTCGAGCCCACGGAACAGACCGTTAAACAGGCCATTGCCCGCCACTGCCAACTGCTCATTTCCCACCATCCCCTGCTCTTCAAACCGTTGAAAAAAATTTCAAAAAACGACGAAACCGGCCGAATCCTCTTTGACGCCATCCAAAACAATCTAGCCATTGTCAGTGTCCACACCAATCTTGATCATGCCGCCGACGGTCTCAATGACTGGTTGGCCGAGTGCCTCGACCTTGGCGCGACAACCCCTTTATTGCCACCACGCAGTGGTGATCTGGTCAAGCTGGTGGTCTTTGTGCCTGAGGACGACACCGACCGGGTTGCCACAGCATTATTCAAAGCCGGAGCCGGTCATATCGGCGGTTACGACCACTGTTCCTTTCGCAATAGTGGAACCGGCACCTTCCGCCCCGGCAGCGAGTCTAAGCCGTTTATCGGTCAACCCGGCGCGGATGAACAGGTCAAAGAAGTCCGTCTGGAGACCATTGTGCCGCGCCACCGTCTGACGGCCGTCCTCCAGCGCATGGAAAAAGCCCACCCCTACGAAGAGGTGGCGTACGACTTGATCCCGCTGGAAAATCGCCGCCAGGATATCGGCCTGGGACGCATCGGTCGTCTCGCAGAGCCCCTCTCGCTGGAGGAACTGGCACACCACTGCAAGGACAAGCTCGGTTGCCCCATGCTACGCATGGTGGCCGCGGAGGAGTCACGCCTGGTCAACAAAGTCGCCGTCTGCGGCGGCAGCGGCGCTTCACTGATCCAAGAAGCAGCGCGCCAAGGTGCCGATGTCCTGATTACCGGCGACATCAAATACCATGAAGCCATGGCCGCCCGCTCTCTGGGGCTGGCCCTCATTGATGCCGGCCATTTTGCCACAGAACACCTGATGGCTCCGGCTCTGGCCAGCCGACTCGACCACGACTGCCGGACACAAGGCTGGAACATGGCCATAACCACTGCACAGGATGAATGTGATCCGTTCACACACATATAG
- the mobB gene encoding molybdopterin-guanine dinucleotide biosynthesis protein B, translating to MTIPAVSFIAKSGTGKTTLVEKIIAELKQRHLRVGAIKHDAHRFDIDHPGKDSHRFTEAGADTMLVSSSSKLALVKQHHQAPEISDLITTYFSDVDIVLTEGFKQSTMPKIEVFRHHYSTELISRGEKSDPALIAVASDAPLEVDVPVFDLEDASALTDFLVTRFSLSRSAG from the coding sequence ATGACGATACCGGCTGTTTCATTCATCGCCAAATCCGGAACCGGGAAAACCACCCTGGTTGAAAAAATCATCGCCGAACTGAAACAGCGCCACTTGCGCGTCGGTGCCATCAAGCATGATGCCCACCGCTTTGACATCGATCACCCCGGCAAAGACAGCCATCGGTTTACCGAAGCCGGTGCCGACACCATGCTGGTCAGCTCATCGAGTAAACTGGCTCTGGTGAAACAACACCACCAGGCCCCGGAGATCAGCGATCTCATCACTACTTATTTCAGCGATGTTGATATTGTCCTGACAGAGGGCTTCAAACAAAGCACCATGCCGAAAATCGAAGTCTTTCGTCACCATTACAGCACGGAGCTGATCAGTCGTGGTGAAAAATCGGACCCGGCGTTGATCGCTGTCGCCAGTGATGCCCCGTTGGAGGTGGATGTTCCTGTTTTTGACTTGGAAGATGCCAGCGCGCTGACCGACTTTCTTGTCACAAGGTTTTCGTTATCTAGATCAGCGGGTTAA
- a CDS encoding TOBE domain-containing protein, translating into MSAPHSLSGSLWLNKDTHNYLSSKRIALLEQIEATGSLSRAAKLSGMSYKSAWDALAAMNNLAEQPLTEASTGGRDGGGTHLTEAGSRAVQLYRTIEKEHARVLTLLTENFDDYSHLYSLLQRLAMRTSARNTLQGRVVSLRNEGLLTTVEMMLDCGQPLLSQITTDSVQGLALGEQSRVFAMVKAPCLTFVAAECDQVVNPLRGTVLSSRQQGDLIEIELDLGNQIQLSAVVPQDGVPCQQWQPGTTLCATIPPCQVMIGIA; encoded by the coding sequence ATGTCGGCACCCCATTCTCTGTCGGGCTCATTGTGGCTCAATAAGGATACCCATAACTACTTGAGCAGCAAACGGATTGCTCTACTTGAACAGATCGAGGCTACCGGTTCGCTCAGTCGTGCTGCCAAATTGTCCGGCATGAGCTACAAAAGTGCCTGGGATGCTCTGGCGGCCATGAACAACCTGGCGGAACAGCCGCTGACCGAAGCCTCCACCGGGGGGCGTGATGGCGGCGGCACTCATCTCACTGAAGCCGGCAGCCGTGCGGTGCAACTGTATCGCACCATTGAAAAAGAACATGCCCGCGTCTTAACGCTGCTCACGGAAAACTTTGATGATTATTCCCACCTCTACAGTTTGCTGCAACGCCTGGCCATGCGCACCAGTGCCCGCAATACCCTACAGGGTCGGGTGGTGTCTTTGCGCAATGAAGGGTTGTTGACCACGGTGGAGATGATGCTCGATTGCGGTCAGCCGTTGCTGTCGCAAATTACCACTGACAGTGTACAAGGTCTTGCCCTTGGCGAGCAAAGTCGGGTTTTTGCCATGGTCAAAGCGCCCTGTCTCACCTTTGTTGCCGCAGAGTGTGACCAGGTCGTCAATCCGCTGCGCGGAACGGTGTTGTCGTCGCGTCAGCAGGGCGATCTGATCGAGATCGAGCTGGACCTTGGCAACCAGATTCAATTAAGTGCTGTGGTGCCGCAGGATGGCGTGCCCTGTCAGCAATGGCAGCCGGGTACCACCTTGTGTGCCACCATTCCACCCTGCCAGGTGATGATCGGAATCGCCTGA
- a CDS encoding MBL fold metallo-hydrolase: MKLTILCENTVGRAIPAIGEHGFACWMETDDGCFLIDTGQGFGIVQNARVLEKDLSRIDGVILSHGHYDHAGGLDAVLRIRGEVPVYAHPDIFEPRYSRTPHSMRFIGIPQRRELLETLGAQFHETPQFQQIAERVFVTGAIPRTTDFEVGDGNLVQPDGQGGYMADPFADDMAVVVDTAKGLVVILGCAHSGIINTLNYIAEVMQREHFYAVVGGTHLGPVSSKQFELTVAALQKFTIEKIGVSHCTGQARAAQLRNLFPSQFFYGSVGAVLEV; the protein is encoded by the coding sequence ATGAAACTGACAATATTATGTGAAAATACGGTGGGGCGAGCGATTCCCGCCATTGGCGAACATGGCTTTGCCTGTTGGATGGAGACCGATGACGGTTGTTTTCTCATCGATACCGGGCAGGGGTTCGGCATTGTTCAAAATGCTCGGGTTCTTGAAAAAGACCTGAGCCGGATCGATGGCGTGATTCTCAGTCATGGTCACTATGATCATGCCGGCGGTCTTGACGCGGTGTTGCGGATTCGCGGTGAGGTTCCTGTCTACGCCCATCCGGATATCTTTGAACCGCGCTATTCCAGAACGCCGCACAGTATGCGATTTATCGGCATTCCCCAACGCCGTGAACTGTTGGAAACTCTGGGGGCGCAATTCCATGAAACCCCCCAGTTTCAGCAGATTGCTGAGCGGGTCTTTGTCACCGGTGCCATTCCCCGGACCACCGATTTTGAAGTTGGCGATGGCAACCTTGTTCAGCCGGATGGCCAGGGCGGCTATATGGCAGATCCGTTTGCCGATGATATGGCCGTTGTCGTCGATACCGCCAAAGGATTGGTGGTGATCCTTGGCTGTGCCCATTCCGGCATCATCAATACCCTTAATTATATTGCCGAAGTGATGCAGCGCGAACATTTTTATGCTGTGGTCGGCGGTACCCATCTCGGTCCGGTCAGCAGCAAGCAATTTGAATTGACCGTGGCGGCGCTGCAGAAGTTCACTATTGAAAAAATCGGCGTTTCCCATTGCACCGGACAGGCGCGTGCCGCGCAATTGCGCAACCTGTTTCCAAGCCAGTTTTTCTATGGCTCCGTTGGAGCCGTTCTCGAAGTCTGA
- a CDS encoding glycine zipper 2TM domain-containing protein, translating to MRFFSIILMVLVLIMAGCAPRQSGNVYSRSQAQQQLSVYYGTVLVVNTVTIEGTQTGLGTIAGGVVGGIAGNTVGGGHGRALATAVGAIGGALVGSAVEEGTTRQNGLELTVELDSGEVIAVVQEADDYYAVGDRVRIIRGPGGVTRVRQ from the coding sequence ATGAGATTTTTCAGCATAATTTTAATGGTTCTGGTCCTGATAATGGCGGGGTGTGCCCCACGTCAATCCGGCAATGTCTACAGCCGTTCCCAAGCCCAGCAACAGCTTTCGGTGTATTATGGCACCGTGTTGGTGGTCAACACCGTGACCATTGAAGGCACCCAGACCGGATTGGGCACCATTGCCGGCGGCGTGGTCGGCGGCATTGCCGGCAATACCGTTGGCGGCGGCCATGGTCGTGCTCTGGCCACAGCGGTTGGCGCCATTGGCGGCGCTCTAGTCGGCTCGGCTGTCGAAGAGGGCACCACCCGTCAAAACGGTCTGGAATTGACCGTTGAACTGGACAGCGGCGAAGTGATTGCCGTGGTTCAGGAAGCTGATGACTATTATGCGGTTGGCGACCGGGTGCGGATCATTCGCGGCCCCGGTGGCGTGACCCGCGTGCGCCAATAA
- a CDS encoding lysophospholipid acyltransferase family protein, whose translation MITVPLDQNAYHTADHSAGWLSAQLPTASFYARAFPIVFKAAWMARQDIYTDGDWSTSSLNILRALEKSGARFHIEGMEHVCADHEPCVFIGNHMSTLETFILPSLISPYRRVTFVVKQSLIDYPIFKHVMRSRHPVVVNRTNPREDLKAVLEQGCEKLAQGTSIVVFPQTTRTTEFDPDQFNSIGIKLAKKAKVPIIPLALRTDAWGNGKKLKDFGVIDPSQPIHFEFGAPMDAQGNAKEIHLAMVQFIQDRLKQWF comes from the coding sequence ATGATTACCGTCCCCCTGGATCAGAATGCCTACCACACTGCGGATCACAGCGCTGGCTGGCTGTCTGCACAACTGCCCACCGCCAGTTTTTATGCCCGGGCTTTTCCCATTGTTTTCAAAGCGGCGTGGATGGCTCGCCAGGATATCTACACCGACGGTGACTGGTCAACCAGCAGTCTGAACATTCTGCGCGCTCTGGAAAAATCCGGCGCCCGGTTTCATATTGAGGGGATGGAGCACGTTTGCGCCGACCACGAGCCGTGTGTGTTCATCGGCAACCACATGAGTACGCTGGAAACTTTTATTCTGCCCTCCCTGATCTCCCCGTATCGCCGGGTCACCTTTGTCGTCAAACAAAGCTTGATCGATTACCCGATCTTCAAACACGTCATGCGCTCCCGTCACCCCGTGGTGGTCAACCGCACCAACCCACGTGAAGACCTCAAAGCGGTCCTGGAACAAGGCTGTGAAAAACTGGCGCAGGGCACCAGCATTGTTGTGTTTCCCCAGACTACCCGCACCACGGAGTTTGATCCGGATCAGTTTAACTCCATCGGCATTAAGCTGGCGAAGAAAGCCAAAGTCCCCATCATCCCGCTGGCTTTGCGCACCGATGCCTGGGGGAACGGAAAGAAGCTCAAAGACTTTGGCGTGATCGACCCCAGCCAGCCGATCCATTTTGAATTTGGCGCGCCCATGGATGCGCAAGGCAATGCCAAGGAGATCCATCTGGCCATGGTCCAGTTCATCCAGGATCGTCTCAAGCAGTGGTTCTAA
- a CDS encoding Yip1 family protein, protein MTQAVCECGTLRQKTLETLRFIKQVLLDPATQFRHMPRQGGFIEPLIAITALGLLAGVVRVLVTFYYMVNGAEVGLFTALSSIITTPITVVAFCYIGAFLLSVIMKLVGADPSLEIAFRVTSYLAIVSPAAVILAAIPYVGNIVVLAILAYLLVIAAIEVYQLNSNTAWKVFGIGTVALVLLSVVSDYRQQPQPQSVQPAAVDVLVVPDVHH, encoded by the coding sequence ATGACACAGGCAGTTTGTGAGTGCGGCACTTTACGACAGAAAACCTTGGAAACACTGCGCTTTATCAAGCAGGTGCTCCTCGACCCGGCGACACAGTTTCGCCACATGCCCCGCCAGGGCGGTTTTATTGAACCGTTAATCGCCATTACGGCCTTGGGCTTGTTGGCCGGGGTTGTGCGCGTTCTCGTAACGTTTTATTACATGGTCAACGGTGCTGAGGTGGGCTTATTCACAGCCTTGTCATCCATCATCACCACACCGATCACCGTGGTCGCGTTTTGCTATATCGGTGCGTTTTTGCTCAGCGTCATTATGAAGCTGGTCGGTGCCGACCCGTCATTGGAGATCGCCTTTCGCGTCACCAGCTATCTGGCCATCGTCAGTCCGGCAGCGGTGATCCTGGCAGCGATCCCCTACGTCGGCAATATCGTAGTTCTGGCGATTCTCGCTTATCTGCTGGTCATTGCCGCCATTGAGGTGTACCAACTGAACAGCAACACGGCCTGGAAGGTGTTTGGCATTGGTACTGTCGCGCTGGTGTTGCTTTCCGTGGTTTCGGACTACCGTCAGCAACCGCAGCCGCAATCAGTTCAACCGGCAGCCGTTGACGTGCTGGTGGTCCCGGACGTGCACCACTGA
- a CDS encoding NUDIX hydrolase: MADQLICPHCGKPVKEYRNPFPTVDIIIRQGDSIVLIERKNEPLGWALPGGFVDYGESFEHAAAREAKEETSLTVTNLAQFRAYSDPDRDPRQHNISVVFTAEGEGVLCGGDDAASAKLFPLDALPDPLCFDHATIIADYLKARGEA, encoded by the coding sequence ATGGCTGACCAACTGATTTGCCCTCACTGCGGCAAACCTGTCAAAGAATACCGCAACCCGTTTCCCACCGTGGATATCATCATCCGTCAGGGTGACAGCATTGTCCTGATTGAGCGCAAAAATGAACCCCTCGGTTGGGCTCTGCCCGGCGGCTTCGTCGACTACGGTGAAAGTTTTGAACACGCCGCAGCGCGTGAAGCCAAAGAGGAAACAAGCCTGACGGTGACAAACCTGGCGCAGTTCCGTGCCTATTCTGATCCGGACCGTGATCCGCGCCAGCACAACATCTCAGTGGTGTTCACGGCCGAAGGTGAAGGGGTTTTGTGCGGTGGTGACGATGCGGCGAGCGCCAAATTGTTCCCCCTCGACGCGCTGCCGGACCCACTGTGCTTTGACCATGCCACCATCATTGCCGATTATCTTAAAGCGCGCGGCGAAGCCTGA
- a CDS encoding radical SAM/SPASM family putative metalloenzyme maturase: MDRLSQSNGLLFTPDNAREILDAGANRICLSIDSLSPALFKKIRQGGQVGAVQKAFATLNDARRQTSTLNVKLGMELVVVQENVHELPELIRWASDQGVDFALVTQMLPYDPRYCDNVAYDINTDAAIAIFERGCQTARQQGIDLVAWLHNTWTRQKPGDDVVRQLIQQMKSQARDQGVFFNLTTLAARSRERQHQVAEHFERARQTAQDCGVELSLPTLAATQQRHCAFVEDGGAFISWDGNLHPCYNLWHNYRCFLNGWENRIATRRFGNVTQQGLEALWNRPDFVQFRRNVLDYDYPFCSCCTVAPCDYIDNEAFEEDCYLRSEPCGTCLWAMGLLQCLQ, translated from the coding sequence CTGGATCGGCTTTCACAATCCAACGGCCTGCTGTTCACCCCGGACAATGCCCGAGAAATTCTCGACGCCGGTGCGAACCGTATCTGCTTATCCATCGATTCTCTGAGCCCGGCACTGTTCAAAAAAATACGCCAGGGCGGCCAGGTGGGTGCGGTTCAGAAAGCCTTCGCCACGCTTAATGACGCTCGCCGTCAGACCAGCACGCTAAACGTCAAACTCGGCATGGAACTGGTGGTGGTACAGGAAAATGTCCATGAGCTGCCGGAGCTGATTCGCTGGGCCTCTGATCAGGGTGTGGATTTTGCTCTGGTCACCCAGATGCTGCCTTATGATCCGCGCTACTGCGACAATGTTGCCTATGACATCAATACCGATGCGGCAATCGCTATTTTTGAGCGCGGCTGTCAGACTGCCCGCCAACAGGGCATTGATCTGGTGGCCTGGCTGCACAACACCTGGACCCGGCAAAAGCCCGGCGATGACGTTGTCCGCCAACTGATTCAACAGATGAAAAGCCAGGCCCGCGACCAGGGGGTATTTTTCAACCTCACCACCCTCGCCGCCCGTTCCCGCGAGCGGCAACATCAAGTGGCCGAACACTTTGAACGCGCCCGCCAGACAGCCCAGGACTGTGGTGTTGAGCTGAGCCTGCCCACACTGGCGGCCACCCAGCAGCGGCACTGTGCTTTTGTTGAGGATGGCGGTGCCTTCATCAGTTGGGACGGCAATCTGCACCCCTGCTACAATCTGTGGCACAATTACCGCTGCTTTCTCAACGGCTGGGAAAACCGCATTGCCACCCGTCGGTTCGGCAATGTCACGCAACAAGGGCTCGAAGCGCTGTGGAATCGCCCCGACTTTGTTCAGTTCCGCCGCAATGTGCTCGATTACGACTACCCATTTTGCAGTTGTTGCACAGTCGCTCCGTGCGACTACATTGACAATGAGGCGTTTGAAGAGGACTGTTATCTGCGTAGTGAGCCGTGTGGCACTTGCCTGTGGGCAATGGGCCTGCTGCAATGCCTCCAATAG